The following proteins are encoded in a genomic region of Streptococcus sp. 29892:
- the malQ gene encoding 4-alpha-glucanotransferase, with the protein MKERQSGVLMHISSLPGKYGIGSMGQAAYDFVDFLERTKQRYWQILPLGTTSYGDSPYQSFSAFAGNTHFIDFDFLIEKGWLTEEDLAGIDFGDKDTEVDYAKVFYGRRPVLEKAVRAIKAEGLPEDYWSFAEENGFWLHTFAEYMAIKEHFDNKPWIDWEDQGARLRYHDTLEYYRQLLAEQMDYHRITQYLFFSQWHALKAYANAKGVEFVGDMPIYIAADSADMWANPHFFKTDEEGKPSVVAGCPPDAFSEIGQLWGNPIYDWEAMKQDGFTWWVARLRESFKIYDMVRIDHFIGFASFWEIPAGEETAVNGYRVEAPGFELFETIKYHLGDLNIIAEDLGTVTDKVIQLREKTGFPGMKVLQFAFDPEGDSIEMPHNHRNNVVAYTGTHDNDTILGWYESELSDEGKEFLDKYSNRREDERVSHAMFRLLFGSPAFMAVATMQDLLGLDGSARMNLPNTLGGNWTWRMTADQLTPAIEADLLDLTVTYRRENAIVKAKKEEMTEPSV; encoded by the coding sequence ATGAAAGAACGCCAAAGTGGAGTGCTTATGCACATTTCATCTTTACCTGGAAAATACGGCATTGGTTCTATGGGACAGGCTGCCTATGACTTTGTTGATTTTTTAGAAAGAACCAAGCAACGTTACTGGCAGATTTTGCCTTTGGGAACGACCAGTTATGGTGACTCGCCTTACCAGTCTTTCTCTGCCTTTGCGGGCAATACTCATTTTATCGACTTTGATTTTCTGATTGAAAAGGGCTGGTTGACCGAGGAAGATCTAGCTGGGATTGACTTTGGCGACAAGGATACAGAAGTGGATTATGCCAAGGTCTTTTATGGTCGACGTCCTGTCTTAGAGAAGGCTGTGAGGGCGATAAAGGCAGAAGGCTTGCCAGAGGATTACTGGTCTTTTGCTGAGGAAAATGGTTTTTGGTTGCACACTTTTGCAGAGTACATGGCTATCAAAGAGCATTTTGATAATAAGCCCTGGATTGATTGGGAGGATCAAGGAGCTCGCCTGCGCTATCATGATACATTAGAGTATTACCGTCAGCTCTTGGCGGAGCAGATGGATTACCACCGTATCACCCAGTATTTATTCTTCAGTCAGTGGCATGCTTTGAAGGCTTACGCCAATGCCAAAGGTGTTGAGTTTGTTGGGGATATGCCGATTTATATCGCGGCTGATTCTGCGGATATGTGGGCCAATCCCCACTTCTTCAAGACAGACGAAGAAGGCAAGCCTAGTGTGGTTGCCGGCTGTCCACCAGATGCTTTTTCAGAAATCGGTCAGCTCTGGGGCAATCCAATTTATGACTGGGAAGCTATGAAGCAGGATGGATTTACTTGGTGGGTGGCTCGTTTGCGTGAGTCCTTCAAGATTTATGACATGGTGCGGATTGACCACTTTATCGGCTTTGCTTCTTTCTGGGAAATTCCAGCAGGGGAAGAAACGGCGGTCAATGGCTACCGTGTGGAAGCACCAGGTTTCGAACTCTTTGAAACCATCAAGTACCACTTGGGTGACCTGAATATCATCGCGGAAGATTTGGGAACAGTGACAGATAAGGTTATTCAATTGCGTGAAAAGACTGGTTTCCCAGGTATGAAAGTCTTGCAGTTTGCCTTTGACCCTGAGGGTGACAGCATTGAGATGCCACACAATCACCGCAACAATGTCGTAGCCTATACTGGTACCCATGATAATGATACCATTCTGGGTTGGTATGAGAGTGAACTGTCTGACGAGGGCAAGGAATTCTTAGACAAGTACAGCAATCGCCGTGAGGATGAAAGGGTTAGCCATGCAATGTTCCGTTTGCTTTTCGGCTCACCTGCCTTTATGGCTGTGGCTACCATGCAGGACTTGCTCGGCTTGGATGGGTCAGCTCGTATGAACCTGCCAAATACCCTTGGTGGCAACTGGACTTGGCGGATGACTGCCGACCAGCTCACCCCTGCCATTGAGGCGGACTTGCTTGATTTGACAGTGACCTACCGCCGTGAGAACGCCATTGTCAAGGCTAAAAAAGAAGAAATGACAGAACCATCAGTCTAG
- the argR gene encoding arginine repressor, giving the protein MNKAGRHELIKNMIHQEKIGRQTDIQKRLESQGIIVTQTTLSRDLRELGVIKIHENGRSFYSLAIEEEGVNFVELLAQYAYKVERASFILVLHSDLGEAALMANIIDAEKPSSILGTLAGADTLLVICRDEEAAQQVEAEINHYLE; this is encoded by the coding sequence ATGAATAAAGCAGGGCGACATGAATTGATAAAAAACATGATTCATCAAGAGAAGATTGGACGCCAAACGGATATTCAGAAAAGGCTTGAGAGTCAGGGGATTATTGTAACTCAGACAACCTTGTCCCGTGATTTGCGTGAATTGGGTGTCATCAAAATTCATGAGAATGGTCGTTCCTTCTATTCTTTAGCGATTGAAGAAGAGGGAGTGAATTTCGTTGAATTATTGGCACAATATGCTTATAAGGTTGAGCGGGCGAGTTTTATTTTGGTTCTTCATTCTGACTTGGGTGAAGCGGCCTTGATGGCTAATATTATTGACGCAGAGAAGCCGTCGTCTATTTTGGGAACCTTGGCTGGTGCAGATACTCTGTTGGTTATCTGTCGTGATGAAGAGGCAGCCCAGCAGGTCGAAGCTGAGATCAATCATTATTTGGAGTAG
- a CDS encoding MFS transporter, with protein MKRPIHLYIFVILSSIASILRLFSAFVSTFNEEQLRTYTQGAVGIDVEELILVSRETANLQNSIIQKIAALVMFGLLIAVIVFLFMKKNELASYLYIGYLFSTLLLNTYNYLASKGIANLYSDAGLRDVTAAGMLWAYILNIVLFAIYFGVTIFFHLRKPKEQPSTAINSTDI; from the coding sequence ATGAAAAGACCAATTCATCTGTATATTTTTGTGATACTATCCAGTATTGCTAGTATTTTAAGGCTGTTCAGTGCCTTTGTTTCGACTTTTAACGAGGAGCAACTTCGCACATACACGCAGGGAGCTGTTGGGATTGATGTGGAAGAGTTAATTCTTGTTTCGCGCGAAACAGCCAATCTTCAGAATAGTATCATTCAAAAGATTGCAGCCCTAGTCATGTTTGGTCTATTGATTGCGGTCATTGTTTTCCTATTCATGAAGAAAAATGAGCTGGCTTCCTATCTTTACATCGGCTATCTCTTTTCGACCTTGTTGCTGAATACCTATAACTACCTAGCAAGTAAAGGGATTGCCAACCTCTACTCAGATGCAGGCTTGCGTGATGTGACAGCAGCAGGTATGCTATGGGCTTACATCCTCAACATTGTCCTATTTGCCATTTACTTTGGTGTGACCATTTTCTTCCATCTGCGTAAGCCAAAGGAACAGCCAAGTACAGCTATCAATTCTACCGATATTTAA
- the argS gene encoding arginine--tRNA ligase — MNQKQVIAERLAAILPSLEVEAIYNLLEKPKSSEMGDIAFPAFSLAKVERKAPQAIATDIVEKLDTTGFEKVVATGPYVNFFLDKAAISHQVLTDVITEKDQYGKLNIGQGRNVTIDMSSPNIAKPFSVGHLRSTVIGDALANIHEKLGYKPIRINHLGDWGKQFGMLIVAYKLWGDKAAVEADPISELLKLYVRINAEAEEKPELDDEARQWFKKLEDGDPEAHELWQWFRDESLVEFNRIYDKLDVTFDSYNGEAFYNDKMDEGIQILEEKGLLQESKGAKIVDLESYNLPPALIMKTDGATLYITRDMATAMYRKRTYDFVKSIYVVGQEQINHFKQLKAVLKEMDFDWSDDMTHITFGLVTKDKKKLSTRKGNIILLEPTLDEAISRALTQIEAKNPDLENKEEVAHAVGVGAVKFYDLKTDRDNGYDFDLEAMVSFEGETGPYVQYAYARIQSILRKANFVPNAENDYKLADAESWEIIKHIQNFSNLVERAGDKFDPSLIAKYAINLAQAFNKYYAHTRILDESPERDSRLALAYATGVVLKEALRLLGVKAPEKM, encoded by the coding sequence ATGAATCAAAAACAAGTGATTGCAGAAAGACTAGCTGCCATCCTTCCGAGTTTGGAAGTAGAAGCTATCTACAATCTGCTAGAAAAACCGAAATCATCAGAAATGGGTGACATCGCCTTCCCTGCCTTCTCACTTGCCAAAGTAGAACGAAAGGCTCCACAGGCTATCGCCACAGACATCGTTGAAAAACTAGACACTACTGGCTTTGAGAAGGTTGTAGCTACCGGTCCTTACGTCAACTTCTTCTTGGACAAGGCTGCTATCTCCCACCAAGTCTTGACAGATGTTATTACTGAAAAAGACCAATACGGTAAACTCAACATCGGTCAAGGACGCAATGTAACCATCGACATGTCTAGCCCAAACATTGCTAAACCATTCTCAGTTGGACATTTGCGTTCAACCGTTATCGGCGATGCCCTTGCCAACATCCACGAAAAACTAGGCTACAAGCCAATCCGTATCAACCACTTGGGTGACTGGGGCAAACAATTTGGTATGTTGATTGTTGCCTACAAACTCTGGGGTGACAAGGCTGCGGTCGAAGCTGACCCAATCTCAGAACTTCTTAAACTCTATGTCCGTATCAATGCTGAGGCAGAAGAAAAACCTGAGTTGGACGACGAAGCACGCCAATGGTTCAAAAAATTGGAAGACGGCGACCCAGAAGCGCACGAATTGTGGCAATGGTTCCGTGATGAGAGCTTGGTCGAATTTAACCGCATCTACGACAAACTTGATGTAACATTCGACAGCTATAACGGCGAAGCCTTCTACAACGATAAGATGGACGAAGGTATCCAAATCTTAGAAGAAAAAGGACTTCTTCAAGAGTCTAAAGGTGCCAAAATCGTTGACCTTGAAAGCTACAATCTTCCACCAGCCCTTATCATGAAGACAGATGGCGCTACCCTCTACATCACGCGCGATATGGCAACAGCTATGTACCGCAAGCGCACCTATGACTTCGTGAAAAGCATCTATGTCGTTGGTCAGGAGCAAATCAACCACTTCAAGCAGCTCAAGGCTGTCTTGAAAGAAATGGATTTCGACTGGAGCGACGATATGACCCATATCACCTTCGGTCTGGTTACCAAGGACAAGAAAAAGCTCTCTACTCGTAAAGGAAACATCATCCTGCTCGAACCAACACTTGACGAAGCTATTTCACGCGCCCTTACTCAAATCGAAGCTAAAAACCCTGACCTTGAAAACAAGGAAGAAGTGGCACACGCAGTTGGTGTCGGCGCTGTGAAGTTCTACGACCTCAAAACCGACCGTGACAACGGCTACGACTTCGACTTGGAAGCTATGGTTTCCTTCGAGGGTGAAACAGGTCCTTATGTCCAATACGCATACGCCCGCATCCAGTCTATCTTGCGCAAGGCAAACTTTGTACCAAACGCAGAAAATGACTACAAACTAGCTGACGCAGAAAGCTGGGAAATCATCAAGCACATCCAAAACTTCTCAAATCTTGTTGAACGTGCCGGAGACAAATTTGACCCATCACTTATTGCCAAATACGCTATCAACCTAGCTCAAGCCTTCAACAAATACTACGCTCACACGCGCATCTTGGATGAAAGCCCAGAGCGTGACAGCCGCTTGGCACTTGCCTACGCAACTGGTGTCGTCCTAAAAGAAGCCCTTCGTCTTCTTGGTGTAAAAGCTCCAGAGAAAATGTAA
- a CDS encoding SH3 domain-containing protein, whose translation MTKTSLTANQPRFSIRTYSLGAASVLLAYACLAAGPVAHANTGTNTNTSTNLRTVQTSTSSSTGQEIPTQITQPTTPQTGTEQTTTSTTTSPNNSGQTDQTSQEKIETGTSTSYSQQTQLTIPETNQAKTTSSQTSSPQTTPTTRDNQTSTVPASSSHPQTSTPSTSSSAISPKTNTQTQTNTTRTRPTTQTRTASTRSSSTSALGDDYPYTAVDAIDPWRLYTRQCTSFVAFRLSKVNGFEIPPAYGNADVWGYRAQREGYRVDMNPAVGAVAWWTSPMHVAWVSSIQGDMVEIEEYNYSPRFTYSRRLIHKNSVSGYIHFKDLASSPVSQTSTAPTQAAGLANSGVYTFTQQAPIKNEAKQSSTTLDYYYAGESVRYDRVLTADGYQWISYLSYSGQRRYIPIKQVEASPAPQQPIGSTPTKPQGTIQVTNINQAEGSFEVLITGAKSPKEITAVSVPVWSDQGGQDDLIWYPAQRQSDGSYKVKVLASKHKNDSGKYHIHVYFTDAANQIDFIGSTTTQLSTTAANTNSLPSSGTYTFKSRLAIRNSPSLSSPVLFHYGIGQSVRYDRVVTAEGRQWISYVSYSGARRYIAIP comes from the coding sequence ATGACAAAAACATCTCTTACAGCAAACCAACCACGCTTTTCTATCCGCACTTATTCTCTCGGTGCCGCTTCTGTCCTACTAGCCTATGCCTGTCTAGCAGCTGGACCAGTAGCCCATGCCAACACGGGCACAAACACCAATACAAGTACAAACTTAAGAACCGTCCAGACCTCGACAAGTAGTTCTACAGGACAGGAAATACCTACGCAAATCACTCAGCCAACTACCCCACAAACAGGAACTGAGCAAACAACCACAAGCACTACAACTAGCCCAAACAACTCTGGCCAAACCGACCAAACTTCTCAGGAAAAGATTGAAACAGGAACAAGCACTTCATACAGTCAACAAACACAGCTGACCATTCCCGAAACTAATCAAGCTAAGACAACAAGTTCCCAAACAAGTTCCCCACAAACAACACCTACAACTAGGGACAACCAGACATCGACTGTCCCTGCAAGCAGTAGCCATCCCCAGACAAGTACGCCATCAACAAGTAGCTCTGCCATTTCCCCAAAAACAAACACCCAAACACAAACCAACACCACCAGAACTCGACCGACTACCCAAACTCGTACTGCCAGCACACGTTCTAGCTCCACCAGTGCCTTGGGGGATGATTATCCTTATACAGCGGTTGACGCTATTGACCCCTGGAGGCTCTACACCCGTCAATGTACTTCTTTTGTAGCCTTTCGCCTCAGTAAAGTCAACGGTTTTGAAATCCCACCAGCTTACGGTAATGCAGATGTCTGGGGATACCGAGCGCAGCGTGAAGGTTACCGCGTGGATATGAACCCTGCCGTGGGAGCAGTAGCTTGGTGGACCTCCCCTATGCATGTTGCCTGGGTATCTAGCATCCAAGGGGACATGGTAGAAATCGAAGAATACAACTACAGTCCTCGCTTCACTTACAGTAGACGACTGATTCATAAAAACTCTGTCAGTGGCTACATTCACTTCAAGGATCTAGCTAGCTCCCCTGTCAGTCAAACTAGCACTGCACCTACTCAGGCAGCTGGCTTAGCAAACAGCGGTGTCTATACCTTCACCCAACAAGCGCCAATTAAAAACGAAGCCAAACAATCTAGCACAACCCTAGATTACTATTATGCCGGTGAAAGCGTACGCTACGACCGGGTTCTAACAGCTGATGGCTACCAGTGGATTAGCTACCTCAGCTATAGTGGTCAAAGACGCTACATTCCTATCAAGCAGGTAGAAGCAAGTCCTGCACCACAGCAGCCTATTGGATCAACTCCTACCAAACCTCAGGGAACTATCCAGGTTACAAATATCAATCAAGCAGAAGGTAGTTTTGAGGTTCTTATAACAGGAGCTAAATCACCCAAAGAAATTACAGCTGTATCTGTACCTGTTTGGTCAGATCAAGGAGGACAAGATGATCTCATCTGGTATCCTGCTCAACGACAAAGTGATGGCAGCTACAAGGTGAAGGTCCTAGCTAGCAAGCATAAAAATGACAGCGGAAAATACCACATCCACGTCTATTTCACAGATGCTGCAAATCAGATTGATTTTATAGGAAGCACAACAACCCAGCTTTCTACTACGGCTGCAAATACAAATTCCCTACCATCGTCTGGAACCTATACCTTTAAATCCCGACTAGCCATTCGAAACAGTCCGAGTCTCTCTTCCCCTGTCTTATTCCACTATGGTATTGGACAAAGTGTCCGCTATGACCGGGTTGTCACAGCCGAAGGCCGTCAATGGATTAGCTATGTCAGCTATTCCGGAGCTCGTCGCTACATTGCTATCCCATAA
- the mutS gene encoding DNA mismatch repair protein MutS, translated as MAVEKISPGMQQYLDIKANYPDAFLLFRMGDFYELFYEDAVEAAQILELSLTSRNKNAENPIPMAGVPYHAAQQYIDTLVELGHKVAIAEQMEDPKQAVGVVKREVVQVITPGTVTDSSKMGADSNYLVTVDRHGVQFALSYMDVSTGQFFVTSLDDFTSLCGEIRNLRARELVIGYALSEEEEQVFSNQMNLLLSFEDEVTEDVQLIDNSLTDLEKAAAGKLLSYLHRTQMRDLSHLQKVVHYEIKDYLQMDYATKSSLDLLENGRTGKKHGSLYWLLDETKTAMGMRLLRAWIDRPLIDLKRIESRQAVVQVFLDYFFERSDLVEALKGVYDIERLASRVSFGKTLPKDLLQLSQTLGNVPAIKNILLQMDQSALTSLVAGLDPIPELHALISSAIDPEAQGAITDGNIIRTGFDETLDQYRLVMREGAGWIAEIEAKEREASGINNLKIDYNKKDGYYFHVTNSNLGNVPGHFFRKATLKNSERFGTEELAKIEGQMLEARDKSSNLEYEIFMRIRQEVEKYISRLQKLARTIATIDVLQAFAVVAEQQHWVCPSFNADKLLDIERGRHAVVEKVMGKQTYIPNSIQLDQATTMQLITGPNMSGKSTYMRQLAVIVILAQMGSYVPADRATLPVFDAIFTRIGAADDLVSGQSTFMVEMMEANKAVRLATDRSLILFDELGRGTATYDGMALAQSIIEYIHDKIGAKTLFATHYHELTELSQTLSGLENVHVSTWEEDGQVTFLHKIAPGPADKSYGIHVAKIAGMPEELLERADRILQTLENQAPTAPANPAPSIVEEPSGQIDLFADTPSHPVLDELEKLDIYNMTPMEVMMAVAELKKKI; from the coding sequence ATGGCAGTAGAGAAAATTTCTCCAGGCATGCAGCAGTATCTGGATATCAAAGCAAACTATCCAGATGCTTTTTTGCTCTTTCGCATGGGTGACTTTTATGAATTGTTTTACGAGGATGCAGTAGAGGCTGCACAGATTTTGGAACTATCCTTGACCAGTCGGAATAAAAATGCGGAAAATCCCATTCCTATGGCTGGTGTTCCCTATCATGCAGCCCAGCAGTATATTGATACCCTTGTTGAACTGGGGCACAAGGTAGCCATTGCTGAGCAGATGGAGGATCCCAAGCAGGCAGTTGGCGTGGTCAAGCGGGAAGTGGTGCAGGTCATCACCCCTGGTACGGTTACGGATTCCTCTAAAATGGGAGCTGACAGCAATTATCTAGTTACCGTTGACCGTCATGGCGTGCAATTTGCTCTTTCTTACATGGATGTGTCAACCGGTCAGTTTTTCGTGACCAGTCTAGATGATTTTACCAGTCTTTGCGGTGAAATTCGCAACTTGCGGGCGCGGGAATTGGTCATCGGTTACGCTCTGTCGGAGGAAGAAGAGCAGGTCTTTTCGAACCAGATGAACCTCCTGCTCTCTTTTGAGGATGAGGTGACGGAAGATGTCCAGCTGATTGACAATTCCCTGACAGACTTGGAAAAGGCCGCGGCGGGTAAACTCCTCAGCTACCTACATCGGACACAGATGCGGGACTTGAGCCACTTGCAGAAGGTGGTCCACTATGAAATCAAGGACTATCTGCAAATGGACTATGCTACCAAGTCTAGTCTGGACTTACTTGAAAATGGACGGACAGGCAAGAAGCACGGTAGCTTGTACTGGTTGTTAGACGAAACCAAGACAGCTATGGGCATGCGGCTCTTGCGGGCTTGGATTGACAGACCGCTGATTGACCTCAAGCGGATTGAAAGCAGGCAGGCTGTTGTGCAGGTTTTTCTGGATTACTTCTTTGAGCGGAGTGATTTGGTAGAAGCCTTGAAAGGTGTCTATGACATCGAACGCTTGGCCAGTCGGGTGTCCTTTGGCAAGACCTTGCCCAAGGATCTCTTGCAACTTTCTCAGACCCTTGGAAATGTCCCTGCTATCAAGAATATCTTGCTACAAATGGATCAGTCTGCTCTGACTAGCTTGGTGGCAGGTCTGGATCCAATCCCAGAACTACACGCCCTTATCAGCTCTGCTATTGACCCAGAAGCCCAAGGGGCTATTACAGATGGGAACATCATCCGCACGGGCTTTGATGAAACCTTGGACCAGTACCGTCTGGTCATGCGTGAGGGTGCGGGTTGGATTGCGGAGATTGAGGCCAAGGAGCGTGAAGCGTCTGGTATCAACAATCTCAAGATTGATTACAACAAAAAGGATGGCTACTACTTCCATGTGACCAATTCCAATCTGGGCAATGTACCAGGGCATTTCTTCCGCAAGGCGACCTTGAAGAATTCGGAGCGGTTTGGGACGGAGGAGTTAGCTAAAATCGAAGGGCAGATGTTGGAAGCGCGTGATAAGTCGTCTAACTTGGAGTACGAGATTTTCATGCGGATTCGCCAAGAGGTTGAAAAATACATCAGTCGCTTGCAGAAGTTGGCTCGGACCATTGCAACCATCGATGTCTTGCAGGCCTTTGCAGTTGTGGCGGAGCAGCAGCACTGGGTCTGCCCAAGTTTCAATGCGGATAAGCTGTTGGACATTGAGCGTGGACGGCACGCGGTCGTGGAAAAGGTTATGGGCAAGCAGACCTATATTCCTAACTCCATTCAGCTGGATCAGGCGACGACTATGCAGCTGATTACAGGGCCTAACATGAGTGGTAAATCGACCTATATGCGTCAGCTGGCGGTTATTGTCATCTTGGCACAGATGGGTTCCTATGTACCAGCAGATCGGGCAACCCTGCCAGTCTTTGATGCTATTTTCACCCGTATTGGTGCAGCAGATGACCTGGTCAGCGGTCAATCGACCTTTATGGTGGAGATGATGGAGGCCAACAAGGCAGTCCGTCTGGCGACAGATCGTTCGCTCATTCTCTTTGATGAGCTGGGGCGGGGGACAGCCACCTACGATGGCATGGCTCTAGCCCAGTCTATCATCGAGTACATCCACGACAAGATTGGGGCCAAGACCCTCTTTGCTACCCACTACCACGAGCTGACCGAGCTAAGCCAGACCCTGTCAGGCCTTGAAAATGTCCATGTATCGACCTGGGAGGAGGACGGACAAGTCACCTTCCTCCACAAGATTGCCCCAGGCCCAGCTGACAAGTCCTACGGGATCCATGTGGCTAAGATTGCGGGAATGCCAGAGGAGTTATTGGAGCGGGCGGATAGGATTTTGCAGACACTTGAAAACCAAGCCCCTACTGCACCAGCTAACCCAGCTCCGTCAATTGTGGAAGAACCGTCTGGTCAAATTGACCTCTTTGCAGATACGCCTTCTCACCCAGTCCTCGATGAACTGGAAAAACTAGACATCTACAATATGACCCCGATGGAAGTCATGATGGCTGTGGCGGAGTTGAAGAAAAAAATATAA